A single region of the Pan troglodytes isolate AG18354 chromosome 18, NHGRI_mPanTro3-v2.0_pri, whole genome shotgun sequence genome encodes:
- the CIITA gene encoding MHC class II transactivator isoform X9, with protein MELGPLEGGYLELLNSDADPVCLYHFYDQMDLAGEEEIELYSAELDQYVFQDSQLEGLSKDIFKHIGPDEVIGESMEMPAEVGQKSQKRPFPEELPADLKHWKPAEPPTVVTGSLLVGPVSDCSTLPCLPLPALFNQEPASGQMRLEKTDQIPMPSSSSSLSCLNLPEGPIQFVPTISTLPHGLWQISEAGTGVSSIFIYHGEVPQASQVPPPSGFTVHGLPTSPDRPGSTSPFAPSATDLPSMPEPALTSRANMTEHKTSPTQCQAAGEVSNKLPKWPEPVEQFYRSLQDTYCAEPAGPDGILVEVDLVQARLERSSSKSLERELATPDWAERQLAQGGLAEVLLAAKEHRRPRETRVIAVLGKPGQGKSYWAGAVSRAWACGRLPQYDFVFSVPCHCLNRPGDAYGLQDLLFSLGPQPLVAADEVFSHILKRPDRVLLILDAFEELEAQDGFLHSTCGPAPAEPCSLRGLLAGLFQKKLLRGCTLLLTARPRGRLVQSLSKADALFELSGFSMEQAQAYVMRYFESSGMTEHQDRALTLLRDRPLLLSHSHSPTLCRAVCQLSEALLELGEDAKLPSTLTGLYVGLLGRAALNSPPGALAELAKLAWELGRRHQSTLQQDQFPSADVRTWAMAKGLVQHPPGAAESELAFPSFLLQCFLGALWLALSGEIKDKELPQYLALTPRKKRPYDNWLEGVPRFLAGLIFQPRARCLGALVGPSAAALADRKQKVLARYLKRLQPGTLRARQLLELLHCAHEAEEAGIWQHVVQELPGRLSFLGTRLTPPDAHVLGKALEAAGQDFSLDLRSTGICPSGLGSLVGLSCVTRFRAALSDTVALWESLRQHGETKLLQAAEEKFTIEPFKAKSLKDVEDLGKLVQTQRTRSSSEDTAGELPAVRDLKKLEFALGPVSGPQAFPKLVRILTAFSSLQHLDLDALSENKIGDEGVSQLSATFPQLKSLETLNLSQNNITDLGAYKLAEALPSLAASLLRLSLYNNCICDVGAESLARVLPDMVSLRVMDVQYNKFTAAGAQQLAASLRRCPHVETLAMWTPTIPFSVQEHLQQQDSRISLR; from the exons CGGAACTGGACCAGTATGTCTTCCAGGACTCCCAGCTGGAGGGCCTGAGCAAAGACATTTTCA AGCACATAGGACCAGATGAAGTGATCGGTGAGAGTATGGAGATGCCAGCAGAAGTTGGGCAGAAAAGTCAGAAAAGAC ccttcccAGAGGAGCTTCCGGCAGACCTGAAGCACTGGAAGCCAG CTGAACCCCCCACTGTGGTGACTGGCAGTCTCCTAGTGGGACCAGTGAGCGACTGCTccaccctgccctgcctgccaCTGCCTGCGCTGTTCAACCAGGAGCCAGCCTCCGGCCAGATGCGCCTGGAGAAAACCGACCAGATTCCCA TGCCTTCCTCCAGTTCCTCGTTGAGCTGCCTGAATCTCCCTGAGGGACCCATCCAGTTTGTCCCCACCATCTCCACTCTGCCCCATGGGCTCTGGCAAATCTCTGAGGCTGGAACAGGGGTCTCCAGTATATTCATCTACCATG GTGAGGTGCCCCAGGCCAGCCAAGTACCCCCTCCCAGTGGATTCACTGTCCATGGCCTCCCAACATCTCCAGACCGGCCAGGCTCCACCAGCCCCTTCGCTCCATCAGCCACTGACCTGCCCAGCATGCCTGAACCTGCCCTGACTTCCCGAGCAAACATGACAG AGCACAAGACGTCCCCCACCCAATGCCAGGCAGCTGGAGAGGTCTCCAACAAGCTTCCAAAATGGCCTG AGCCGGTGGAGCAGTTCTACCGCTCACTGCAGGACACGTATTGTGCCGAGCCCGCAGGCCCCGATGGCATCCTAGTGGAGGTGGATCTGGTGCAGGCCAGGCTGGAGAGGAGCAGCAGCAAGAGCCTGGAGCGGGAACTGGCCACCCCGGACTGGGCAGAACGGCAGCTGGCCCAAGGAGGCCTGGCTGAGGTGCTGTTGGCTGCCAAGGAGCACCGGCGGCCGCGTGAGACACGAGTGATTGCTGTGCTGGGCAAACCTGGTCAGGGCAAGAGCTATTGGGCTGGGGCAGTGAGCCGGGCCTGGGCTTGTGGCCGGCTTCCCCAGTACGACTTTGTCTTCTCTGTCCCCTGCCATTGCTTGAACCGTCCGGGGGATGCCTATGGCCTGCAGGATCTGCTCTTCTCCCTGGGCCCACAGCCACTCGTGGCGGCCGATGAGGTTTTCAGCCACATCTTGAAGAGACCTGACCGCGTTCTGCTCATCCTAGACGCCTTCGAGGAGCTGGAAGCGCAAGATGGCTTCCTGCACAGCACGTGCGGACCGGCACCGGCGGAGCCCTGCTCCCTCCGGGGGCTGCTGGCCGGCCTTTTCCAGAAGAAGCTGCTCCGAGGTTGCACCCTCCTCCTCACAGCCCGGCCCCGGGGCCGCCTGGTCCAGAGCCTGAGCAAGGCCGACGCCCTATTTGAGCTGTCCGGCTTCTCCATGGAGCAGGCCCAGGCCTACGTGATGCGCTACTTTGAGAGCTCAGGGATGACAGAGCACCAAGACAGAGCCCTGACGCTCCTCCGGGACCGGCCACTTCTTCTCAGTCACAGCCACAGCCCTACTTTGTGCCGGGCAGTGTGCCAGCTCTCAGAGGCCCTGCTGGAGCTTGGGGAGGACGCCAAGCTTCCCTCCACGCTCACGGGACTCTATGTCGGCCTGCTGGGCCGTGCAGCCCTCAACAGCCCCCCCGGGGCCCTGGCAGAGCTGGCCAAGCTGGCCTGGGAGCTGGGCCGCAGACATCAAAGTACCCTACAGCAGGACCAGTTCCCATCCGCAGACGTGAGGACCTGGGCGATGGCCAAAGGCTTAGTCCAACACCCACCGGGGGCCGCAGAGTCCGAGCTGGCCTTCCCCAGCTTCCTCCTGCAATGCTTCCTGGGGGCCCTGTGGCTGGCTCTGAGTGGCGAAATCAAGGACAAGGAGCTCCCGCAGTACCTAGCATTGACCCCAAGGAAGAAGAGACCCTATGACAACTGGCTGGAGGGCGTGCCACGCTTTCTGGCTGGGCTGATCTTCCAGCCTCGCGCCCGCTGCCTGGGAGCCCTAGTCGGGCCATCGGCGGCTGCCTTGGCGGACAGGAAGCAGAAGGTGCTTGCGAGGTACCTGAAGCGGCTGCAGCCGGGGACACTGCGGGCGCGGCAGCTGCTGGAACTGCTGCACTGCGCCCACGAGGCCGAGGAGGCTGGAATTTGGCAGCACGTGGTACAGGAGCTCCCCGGCCGCCTCTCTTTTCTGGGCACCCGTCTCACGCCTCCTGATGCACATGTACTGGGCAAGGCCTTGGAGGCGGCGGGCCAAGACTTCTCCCTGGACCTCCGCAGCACTGGCATTTGCCCCTCTGGATTGGGGAGCCTCGTGGGACTCAGCTGTGTCACCCGTTTCAG GGCTGCCTTGAGTGACACAGTGGCGCTGTGGGAGTCCCTGCGGCAGCATGGGGAGACCAAGCTACTTCAGGCAGCAGAGGAGAAGTTCACCATCGAGCCTTTCAAAGCCAAGTCCCTGAAGGATGTGGAAGACCTGGGAAAGCTTGTGCAGACTCAGAG GACGAGAAGTTCCTCGGAAGACACAGCTGGGGAGCTCCCTGCTGTTCGGGACCTAAAGAAACTGGAGTTTGC GCTGGGCCCTGTCTCAGGCCCCCAGGCTTTCCCCAAACTGGTGCGGATCCTCACGGCCTTTTCCTCCCTGCAGCATCTGGA CCTGGATGCACTGAGTGAGAACAAGATCGGGGACGAGGGTGTCTCACAGCTCTCAGCCACCTTCCCCCAGCTGAAGTCCTTGGAAACCCTCAA TCTGTCCCAGAACAACATCACTGACCTGGGTGCCTACAAACTCGCCGAGGCCCTGCCTTCACTCGCTGCATCCCTGCTCAGGCTAAG CTTGTACAATAACTGCATCTGCGACGTGGGAGCCGAGAGCTTGGCTCGTGTGCTTCCAGACATGGTGTCCCTCCGGGTGATGGA CGTCCAGTACAACAAGTTCACGGCTGCCGGAGCCCAGCAGCTCGCTGCCAGCCTTCGGAGGTGTCCTCATGTGGAGACGCTGGC GATGTGGACGCCCACCATCCCATTCAGTGTCCAGGAACACCTGCAACAACAGGATTCACGGATCAGCCTGAGATGA
- the CIITA gene encoding MHC class II transactivator isoform X14, giving the protein MRCLAPRPAGSYLSEPQGSSQCATMELGPLEGGYLELLNSDADPVCLYHFYDQMDLAGEEEIELYSEPDTDTINCDQFSRLLCDMEGDEETREAYANIAELDQYVFQDSQLEGLSKDIFKHIGPDEVIGESMEMPAEVGQKSQKRPFPEELPADLKHWKPAEPPTVVTGSLLVGPVSDCSTLPCLPLPALFNQEPASGQMRLEKTDQIPMPSSSSSLSCLNLPEGPIQFVPTISTLPHGLWQISEAGTGVSSIFIYHGEVPQASQVPPPSGFTVHGLPTSPDRPGSTSPFAPSATDLPSMPEPALTSRANMTEHKTSPTQCQAAGEVSNKLPKWPEPVEQFYRSLQDTYCAEPAGPDGILVEVDLVQARLERSSSKSLERELATPDWAERQLAQGGLAEVLLAAKEHRRPRETRVIAVLGKPGQGKSYWAGAVSRAWACGRLPQYDFVFSVPCHCLNRPGDAYGLQDLLFSLGPQPLVAADEVFSHILKRPDRVLLILDAFEELEAQDGFLHSTCGPAPAEPCSLRGLLAGLFQKKLLRGCTLLLTARPRGRLVQSLSKADALFELSGFSMEQAQAYVMRYFESSGMTEHQDRALTLLRDRPLLLSHSHSPTLCRAVCQLSEALLELGEDAKLPSTLTGLYVGLLGRAALNSPPGALAELAKLAWELGRRHQSTLQQDQFPSADVRTWAMAKGLVQHPPGAAESELAFPSFLLQCFLGALWLALSGEIKDKELPQYLALTPRKKRPYDNWLEGVPRFLAGLIFQPRARCLGALVGPSAAALADRKQKVLARYLKRLQPGTLRARQLLELLHCAHEAEEAGIWQHVVQELPGRLSFLGTRLTPPDAHVLGKALEAAGQDFSLDLRSTGICPSGLGSLVGLSCVTRFRAALSDTVALWESLRQHGETKLLQAAEEKFTIEPFKAKSLKDVEDLGKLVQTQRTRSSSEDTAGELPAVRDLKKLEFALGPVSGPQAFPKLVRILTAFSSLQHLDLDALSENKIGDEGVSQLSATFPQLKSLETLNLSQNNITDLGAYKLAEALPSLAASLLRLSLYNNCICDVGAESLARVLPDMVSLRVMDVQYNKFTAAGAQQLAASLRRCPHVETLAMWTPTIPFSVQEHLQQQDSRISLR; this is encoded by the exons CGGAACTGGACCAGTATGTCTTCCAGGACTCCCAGCTGGAGGGCCTGAGCAAAGACATTTTCA AGCACATAGGACCAGATGAAGTGATCGGTGAGAGTATGGAGATGCCAGCAGAAGTTGGGCAGAAAAGTCAGAAAAGAC ccttcccAGAGGAGCTTCCGGCAGACCTGAAGCACTGGAAGCCAG CTGAACCCCCCACTGTGGTGACTGGCAGTCTCCTAGTGGGACCAGTGAGCGACTGCTccaccctgccctgcctgccaCTGCCTGCGCTGTTCAACCAGGAGCCAGCCTCCGGCCAGATGCGCCTGGAGAAAACCGACCAGATTCCCA TGCCTTCCTCCAGTTCCTCGTTGAGCTGCCTGAATCTCCCTGAGGGACCCATCCAGTTTGTCCCCACCATCTCCACTCTGCCCCATGGGCTCTGGCAAATCTCTGAGGCTGGAACAGGGGTCTCCAGTATATTCATCTACCATG GTGAGGTGCCCCAGGCCAGCCAAGTACCCCCTCCCAGTGGATTCACTGTCCATGGCCTCCCAACATCTCCAGACCGGCCAGGCTCCACCAGCCCCTTCGCTCCATCAGCCACTGACCTGCCCAGCATGCCTGAACCTGCCCTGACTTCCCGAGCAAACATGACAG AGCACAAGACGTCCCCCACCCAATGCCAGGCAGCTGGAGAGGTCTCCAACAAGCTTCCAAAATGGCCTG AGCCGGTGGAGCAGTTCTACCGCTCACTGCAGGACACGTATTGTGCCGAGCCCGCAGGCCCCGATGGCATCCTAGTGGAGGTGGATCTGGTGCAGGCCAGGCTGGAGAGGAGCAGCAGCAAGAGCCTGGAGCGGGAACTGGCCACCCCGGACTGGGCAGAACGGCAGCTGGCCCAAGGAGGCCTGGCTGAGGTGCTGTTGGCTGCCAAGGAGCACCGGCGGCCGCGTGAGACACGAGTGATTGCTGTGCTGGGCAAACCTGGTCAGGGCAAGAGCTATTGGGCTGGGGCAGTGAGCCGGGCCTGGGCTTGTGGCCGGCTTCCCCAGTACGACTTTGTCTTCTCTGTCCCCTGCCATTGCTTGAACCGTCCGGGGGATGCCTATGGCCTGCAGGATCTGCTCTTCTCCCTGGGCCCACAGCCACTCGTGGCGGCCGATGAGGTTTTCAGCCACATCTTGAAGAGACCTGACCGCGTTCTGCTCATCCTAGACGCCTTCGAGGAGCTGGAAGCGCAAGATGGCTTCCTGCACAGCACGTGCGGACCGGCACCGGCGGAGCCCTGCTCCCTCCGGGGGCTGCTGGCCGGCCTTTTCCAGAAGAAGCTGCTCCGAGGTTGCACCCTCCTCCTCACAGCCCGGCCCCGGGGCCGCCTGGTCCAGAGCCTGAGCAAGGCCGACGCCCTATTTGAGCTGTCCGGCTTCTCCATGGAGCAGGCCCAGGCCTACGTGATGCGCTACTTTGAGAGCTCAGGGATGACAGAGCACCAAGACAGAGCCCTGACGCTCCTCCGGGACCGGCCACTTCTTCTCAGTCACAGCCACAGCCCTACTTTGTGCCGGGCAGTGTGCCAGCTCTCAGAGGCCCTGCTGGAGCTTGGGGAGGACGCCAAGCTTCCCTCCACGCTCACGGGACTCTATGTCGGCCTGCTGGGCCGTGCAGCCCTCAACAGCCCCCCCGGGGCCCTGGCAGAGCTGGCCAAGCTGGCCTGGGAGCTGGGCCGCAGACATCAAAGTACCCTACAGCAGGACCAGTTCCCATCCGCAGACGTGAGGACCTGGGCGATGGCCAAAGGCTTAGTCCAACACCCACCGGGGGCCGCAGAGTCCGAGCTGGCCTTCCCCAGCTTCCTCCTGCAATGCTTCCTGGGGGCCCTGTGGCTGGCTCTGAGTGGCGAAATCAAGGACAAGGAGCTCCCGCAGTACCTAGCATTGACCCCAAGGAAGAAGAGACCCTATGACAACTGGCTGGAGGGCGTGCCACGCTTTCTGGCTGGGCTGATCTTCCAGCCTCGCGCCCGCTGCCTGGGAGCCCTAGTCGGGCCATCGGCGGCTGCCTTGGCGGACAGGAAGCAGAAGGTGCTTGCGAGGTACCTGAAGCGGCTGCAGCCGGGGACACTGCGGGCGCGGCAGCTGCTGGAACTGCTGCACTGCGCCCACGAGGCCGAGGAGGCTGGAATTTGGCAGCACGTGGTACAGGAGCTCCCCGGCCGCCTCTCTTTTCTGGGCACCCGTCTCACGCCTCCTGATGCACATGTACTGGGCAAGGCCTTGGAGGCGGCGGGCCAAGACTTCTCCCTGGACCTCCGCAGCACTGGCATTTGCCCCTCTGGATTGGGGAGCCTCGTGGGACTCAGCTGTGTCACCCGTTTCAG GGCTGCCTTGAGTGACACAGTGGCGCTGTGGGAGTCCCTGCGGCAGCATGGGGAGACCAAGCTACTTCAGGCAGCAGAGGAGAAGTTCACCATCGAGCCTTTCAAAGCCAAGTCCCTGAAGGATGTGGAAGACCTGGGAAAGCTTGTGCAGACTCAGAG GACGAGAAGTTCCTCGGAAGACACAGCTGGGGAGCTCCCTGCTGTTCGGGACCTAAAGAAACTGGAGTTTGC GCTGGGCCCTGTCTCAGGCCCCCAGGCTTTCCCCAAACTGGTGCGGATCCTCACGGCCTTTTCCTCCCTGCAGCATCTGGA CCTGGATGCACTGAGTGAGAACAAGATCGGGGACGAGGGTGTCTCACAGCTCTCAGCCACCTTCCCCCAGCTGAAGTCCTTGGAAACCCTCAA TCTGTCCCAGAACAACATCACTGACCTGGGTGCCTACAAACTCGCCGAGGCCCTGCCTTCACTCGCTGCATCCCTGCTCAGGCTAAG CTTGTACAATAACTGCATCTGCGACGTGGGAGCCGAGAGCTTGGCTCGTGTGCTTCCAGACATGGTGTCCCTCCGGGTGATGGA CGTCCAGTACAACAAGTTCACGGCTGCCGGAGCCCAGCAGCTCGCTGCCAGCCTTCGGAGGTGTCCTCATGTGGAGACGCTGGC GATGTGGACGCCCACCATCCCATTCAGTGTCCAGGAACACCTGCAACAACAGGATTCACGGATCAGCCTGAGATGA
- the CIITA gene encoding MHC class II transactivator isoform X26 translates to MRCLAPRPAGSYLSEPQGSSQCATMELGPLEGGYLELLNSDADPVCLYHFYDQMDLAGEEEIELYSEPDTDTINCDQFSRLLCDMEGDEETREAYANIAELDQYVFQDSQLEGLSKDIFKHIGPDEVIGESMEMPAEVGQKSQKRPFPEELPADLKHWKPAEPPTVVTGSLLVGPVSDCSTLPCLPLPALFNQEPASGQMRLEKTDQIPMPSSSSSLSCLNLPEGPIQFVPTISTLPHGLWQISEAGTGVSSIFIYHGEVPQASQVPPPSGFTVHGLPTSPDRPGSTSPFAPSATDLPSMPEPALTSRANMTEHKTSPTQCQAAGEVSNKLPKWPEPVEQFYRSLQDTYCAEPAGPDGILVEVDLVQARLERSSSKSLERELATPDWAERQLAQGGLAEVLLAAKEHRRPRETRVIAVLGKPGQGKSYWAGAVSRAWACGRLPQYDFVFSVPCHCLNRPGDAYGLQDLLFSLGPQPLVAADEVFSHILKRPDRVLLILDAFEELEAQDGFLHSTCGPAPAEPCSLRGLLAGLFQKKLLRGCTLLLTARPRGRLVQSLSKADALFELSGFSMEQAQAYVMRYFESSGMTEHQDRALTLLRDRPLLLSHSHSPTLCRAVCQLSEALLELGEDAKLPSTLTGLYVGLLGRAALNSPPGALAELAKLAWELGRRHQSTLQQDQFPSADVRTWAMAKGLVQHPPGAAESELAFPSFLLQCFLGALWLALSGEIKDKELPQYLALTPRKKRPYDNWLEGVPRFLAGLIFQPRARCLGALVGPSAAALADRKQKVLARYLKRLQPGTLRARQLLELLHCAHEAEEAGIWQHVVQELPGRLSFLGTRLTPPDAHVLGKALEAAGQDFSLDLRSTGICPSGLGSLVGLSCVTRFRAALSDTVALWESLRQHGETKLLQAAEEKFTIEPFKAKSLKDVEDLGKLVQTQRTRSSSEDTAGELPAVRDLKKLEFALGPVSGPQAFPKLVRILTAFSSLQHLDLSQNNITDLGAYKLAEALPSLAASLLRLSLYNNCICDVGAESLARVLPDMVSLRVMDVQYNKFTAAGAQQLAASLRRCPHVETLAMWTPTIPFSVQEHLQQQDSRISLR, encoded by the exons CGGAACTGGACCAGTATGTCTTCCAGGACTCCCAGCTGGAGGGCCTGAGCAAAGACATTTTCA AGCACATAGGACCAGATGAAGTGATCGGTGAGAGTATGGAGATGCCAGCAGAAGTTGGGCAGAAAAGTCAGAAAAGAC ccttcccAGAGGAGCTTCCGGCAGACCTGAAGCACTGGAAGCCAG CTGAACCCCCCACTGTGGTGACTGGCAGTCTCCTAGTGGGACCAGTGAGCGACTGCTccaccctgccctgcctgccaCTGCCTGCGCTGTTCAACCAGGAGCCAGCCTCCGGCCAGATGCGCCTGGAGAAAACCGACCAGATTCCCA TGCCTTCCTCCAGTTCCTCGTTGAGCTGCCTGAATCTCCCTGAGGGACCCATCCAGTTTGTCCCCACCATCTCCACTCTGCCCCATGGGCTCTGGCAAATCTCTGAGGCTGGAACAGGGGTCTCCAGTATATTCATCTACCATG GTGAGGTGCCCCAGGCCAGCCAAGTACCCCCTCCCAGTGGATTCACTGTCCATGGCCTCCCAACATCTCCAGACCGGCCAGGCTCCACCAGCCCCTTCGCTCCATCAGCCACTGACCTGCCCAGCATGCCTGAACCTGCCCTGACTTCCCGAGCAAACATGACAG AGCACAAGACGTCCCCCACCCAATGCCAGGCAGCTGGAGAGGTCTCCAACAAGCTTCCAAAATGGCCTG AGCCGGTGGAGCAGTTCTACCGCTCACTGCAGGACACGTATTGTGCCGAGCCCGCAGGCCCCGATGGCATCCTAGTGGAGGTGGATCTGGTGCAGGCCAGGCTGGAGAGGAGCAGCAGCAAGAGCCTGGAGCGGGAACTGGCCACCCCGGACTGGGCAGAACGGCAGCTGGCCCAAGGAGGCCTGGCTGAGGTGCTGTTGGCTGCCAAGGAGCACCGGCGGCCGCGTGAGACACGAGTGATTGCTGTGCTGGGCAAACCTGGTCAGGGCAAGAGCTATTGGGCTGGGGCAGTGAGCCGGGCCTGGGCTTGTGGCCGGCTTCCCCAGTACGACTTTGTCTTCTCTGTCCCCTGCCATTGCTTGAACCGTCCGGGGGATGCCTATGGCCTGCAGGATCTGCTCTTCTCCCTGGGCCCACAGCCACTCGTGGCGGCCGATGAGGTTTTCAGCCACATCTTGAAGAGACCTGACCGCGTTCTGCTCATCCTAGACGCCTTCGAGGAGCTGGAAGCGCAAGATGGCTTCCTGCACAGCACGTGCGGACCGGCACCGGCGGAGCCCTGCTCCCTCCGGGGGCTGCTGGCCGGCCTTTTCCAGAAGAAGCTGCTCCGAGGTTGCACCCTCCTCCTCACAGCCCGGCCCCGGGGCCGCCTGGTCCAGAGCCTGAGCAAGGCCGACGCCCTATTTGAGCTGTCCGGCTTCTCCATGGAGCAGGCCCAGGCCTACGTGATGCGCTACTTTGAGAGCTCAGGGATGACAGAGCACCAAGACAGAGCCCTGACGCTCCTCCGGGACCGGCCACTTCTTCTCAGTCACAGCCACAGCCCTACTTTGTGCCGGGCAGTGTGCCAGCTCTCAGAGGCCCTGCTGGAGCTTGGGGAGGACGCCAAGCTTCCCTCCACGCTCACGGGACTCTATGTCGGCCTGCTGGGCCGTGCAGCCCTCAACAGCCCCCCCGGGGCCCTGGCAGAGCTGGCCAAGCTGGCCTGGGAGCTGGGCCGCAGACATCAAAGTACCCTACAGCAGGACCAGTTCCCATCCGCAGACGTGAGGACCTGGGCGATGGCCAAAGGCTTAGTCCAACACCCACCGGGGGCCGCAGAGTCCGAGCTGGCCTTCCCCAGCTTCCTCCTGCAATGCTTCCTGGGGGCCCTGTGGCTGGCTCTGAGTGGCGAAATCAAGGACAAGGAGCTCCCGCAGTACCTAGCATTGACCCCAAGGAAGAAGAGACCCTATGACAACTGGCTGGAGGGCGTGCCACGCTTTCTGGCTGGGCTGATCTTCCAGCCTCGCGCCCGCTGCCTGGGAGCCCTAGTCGGGCCATCGGCGGCTGCCTTGGCGGACAGGAAGCAGAAGGTGCTTGCGAGGTACCTGAAGCGGCTGCAGCCGGGGACACTGCGGGCGCGGCAGCTGCTGGAACTGCTGCACTGCGCCCACGAGGCCGAGGAGGCTGGAATTTGGCAGCACGTGGTACAGGAGCTCCCCGGCCGCCTCTCTTTTCTGGGCACCCGTCTCACGCCTCCTGATGCACATGTACTGGGCAAGGCCTTGGAGGCGGCGGGCCAAGACTTCTCCCTGGACCTCCGCAGCACTGGCATTTGCCCCTCTGGATTGGGGAGCCTCGTGGGACTCAGCTGTGTCACCCGTTTCAG GGCTGCCTTGAGTGACACAGTGGCGCTGTGGGAGTCCCTGCGGCAGCATGGGGAGACCAAGCTACTTCAGGCAGCAGAGGAGAAGTTCACCATCGAGCCTTTCAAAGCCAAGTCCCTGAAGGATGTGGAAGACCTGGGAAAGCTTGTGCAGACTCAGAG GACGAGAAGTTCCTCGGAAGACACAGCTGGGGAGCTCCCTGCTGTTCGGGACCTAAAGAAACTGGAGTTTGC GCTGGGCCCTGTCTCAGGCCCCCAGGCTTTCCCCAAACTGGTGCGGATCCTCACGGCCTTTTCCTCCCTGCAGCATCTGGA TCTGTCCCAGAACAACATCACTGACCTGGGTGCCTACAAACTCGCCGAGGCCCTGCCTTCACTCGCTGCATCCCTGCTCAGGCTAAG CTTGTACAATAACTGCATCTGCGACGTGGGAGCCGAGAGCTTGGCTCGTGTGCTTCCAGACATGGTGTCCCTCCGGGTGATGGA CGTCCAGTACAACAAGTTCACGGCTGCCGGAGCCCAGCAGCTCGCTGCCAGCCTTCGGAGGTGTCCTCATGTGGAGACGCTGGC GATGTGGACGCCCACCATCCCATTCAGTGTCCAGGAACACCTGCAACAACAGGATTCACGGATCAGCCTGAGATGA